A genome region from Streptomyces antimycoticus includes the following:
- the sigM gene encoding RNA polymerase sigma factor SigM, translated as MDDATIGGASDGELLARHVDGDPDAFSEIVRRHRDRLWAVALRTLGDREEAADAVQDALVSAYRAAHTFRGQSAVTTWLHRITVNACLDRARKAASRRTSPVDDTERLEQLLEPHESAAAPAERGDLHRELLRALRTLPPEQRAALVLVDMQGYPVAEAAKVLDVPTGTVKSRCARGRARLLPLLSHLHPSGRGSSPSGVGRNRTQGTSVPPTAGPNDTDAVKGGGGRA; from the coding sequence TTGGACGACGCCACCATCGGCGGGGCGAGCGACGGCGAGCTCCTTGCCCGGCACGTCGACGGCGACCCGGACGCCTTCAGCGAAATAGTGCGGCGCCACCGCGACAGACTCTGGGCGGTGGCGCTGCGCACCCTCGGCGACCGTGAGGAAGCGGCCGACGCGGTCCAGGACGCGCTCGTCTCCGCCTACCGCGCCGCCCATACCTTCCGGGGCCAGTCCGCCGTGACGACCTGGCTGCATCGGATCACGGTCAACGCCTGTCTGGACCGGGCCCGTAAGGCCGCCTCCCGTCGCACCTCCCCCGTGGACGACACCGAGCGGCTCGAGCAACTTCTGGAGCCCCATGAATCAGCCGCCGCTCCCGCCGAGCGTGGTGATCTCCACCGCGAACTGCTCCGGGCGCTGCGCACCCTCCCTCCCGAGCAGCGCGCGGCTCTGGTGCTGGTCGACATGCAGGGCTATCCCGTCGCGGAGGCGGCGAAGGTCCTGGACGTTCCGACCGGCACCGTGAAGAGCCGCTGCGCCCGGGGCCGCGCACGACTGCTGCCGCTGCTCTCACATCTCCACCCCAGCGGGAGGGGTAGCTCACCCTCGGGCGTGGGAAGGAACCGGACGCAGGGGACGTCCGTCCCACCGACGGCAGGACCGAACGACACAGATGCCGTGAAGGGCGGAGGTGGGCGAGCGTGA